A genome region from Dreissena polymorpha isolate Duluth1 chromosome 16, UMN_Dpol_1.0, whole genome shotgun sequence includes the following:
- the LOC127862189 gene encoding uncharacterized protein LOC127862189 — protein sequence MVNDVIKGDIRNNAEMKIVLVHGKPHLCLFATKDISVNEELRFDYGVPNLPWRKAGEDLVNHEGNAVPNVKSQKDTTRLSDEDVAHEVRNCVRHLESQAEIFADEDVVYEDGNSLRTVDSRNDTLADQDMIHKLENDARLVEQSQTGVKANENMSHKFRKDVRPVEQCKAEVEVISTLIHIK from the exons ATGGTAAACGATGTAATAAAGGGAGATATAAGAAACAATGCAGAGATGAAAATAGTTCTTGTACATGGAAAACCCCATCTATGCCTGTTTGCCACCAAAGACATTTCAGTAAATGAGGAGCTGCGGTTCGATTACGGAGTGCCAAATTTACCATGGAGAAAG GCTGGTGAAGACCTTGTCAATCACGAGGGAAACGCCGTACCAAATGTGAAGTCACAGAAAGATACTACTCGTTTG TCTGATGAAGACGTGGCCCATGAAGTTAGAAATTGCGTCAGACATTTGGAGTCCCAAGCTGAAATTTTT GCTGATGAAGACGTAGTCTACGAAGATGGAAATAGTCTGAGAACCGTGGATTCACGGAACGATACCTTG GCTGATCAAGACATGATCCACAAATTAGAAAATGACGCCAGACTTGTGGAACAATCCCAAACCGGAGTTAAA GCTAATGAAAACATGAGCCATAAATTCAGAAAAGACGTCAGACCTGTGGAACAGTGCAAAGCTGAAGTTGAAGTAATTTCTACATTAATACACATTAAGTGA